Genomic DNA from Longimicrobium sp.:
CCGCCACCACGAACAGCTTTTCCGGCGGCGTCCACACCCCCTTGCGCTCGGCGCCGCCCATGAAGGCGGCCACCACCTGCCGCTCGGGCACGTAGTCGGCGCGCGTCACGCTCCCGGCGGCGGCGGGCGCGCCGGCCGGGGCGGGCTCGGCGGGGAGGTCCGCCACCAGCGCGCTCAGCTCGGCCAGCGAGGTGGCCTGGTACGCCTTCGTCAGCCGCTCCTCCAGCCCGCGGTCGTCCAGGTTCTCGACGGCGTAGTGCTGGACGAGCTGGTCGACGATGCGCTGCCGCGTCTGGTCCAGCGGCACGGGGCGAAGCGTCGGATCGCTCATGGCGGGCTGTGTAGACGGATCGCGGGCGGCGCAGGTTTCATCCTCCCCGAACGTAGCCCTGCCCTTCTCGCGGGGCAAGCAATCTCGCGTCGTCGCCGGCTCTCTCGCCCGCGCCCGGTACTGGGCACTGGGCACTGGGCACTGTGGTTTGGGCATGTCCCTCCGCTGCGCTCCGGGCCGGGCTGCGCGCGCCGTAGGGCACGATACGACCGTGCCCAACGGCGCCGGGCCCGCGTCGGCCGAAACTGCCCGGCCGCCACGGTCCCGGCCCTGTCGGGCGCGCATCCCTCATGCGGAACTGCATGGGGACAGGGAACAGGTTACAAGGGACAGCCAGCGACCACTCCCAACTCCGCACCGAAGGCGTAAAGTCCACCCTCTCCCGAAGTTGGGAGAGGGTTGCCGCTCTAAGGCGGCGGGTGAGGGCCCCCCGCGGCCGCACCGGCGCCCGCCGTCCCGCGCCAATCCCACCCCGCTCCCGCACTTCGCACTTCGCACCTCGCACTTCGCACTTCCCCCACCCTCCGGCATGCCCGTTGCGCACTCCCCGGCCACACCACTTCGGCAAGGAGGCTGCGGATGCGAGTGACGAGAAGCCTGGCCGCGCTGGCGCTCGCCGGCGCGCTGGCGGTGGCGGGGTGCCGCGTGAACGTGGAGGACAAGGACAACAACAACGTCCCCGAGGACGTGGACGTGTCGGTCGACGACAGCGCCAAGATCGACCTCCCCGACGTGGACGTCTCCACCGACACCCAGACGATCAGGGTCCCCGACATCGACGTGACGCCGGACTCGAACTGAGCGTCAGGTTCCCCGGTCTTCCCCCGGCCGCGGCGGACGACCGCGGCCGGGTTTTTTCGCGTCAACGCTGGAGATTTTCACCCGGCGCGGGGGTTGCGACTGGCGCGGGGGCGCGGCGCGGGGTTATATCTCACCCATACCACCCATATCGCCACGCCCGACCGCTCGCGGATGGACAACCGCTCCCTGGGGCTTGTCGTCGTTGCGCTCGGCGCCGCCGTCGTCGTCGCCGGCCTGCTGATCATGGCCGGCGGGCTCGGCTGGTTCGGGCGCCTCCCCGGCGACGTGCGCGTGCAGAGCGGCGGCGTGCGCGTCTACTTCCCGATCGTGTCCATGCTGCTCGTCTCCGTCGTCCTGAGCCTGCTGGTGGCCCTGGTCCGCCGCTTCCTCTAGCCACGTCACCCGCTCCCCCGTCACGCGCGTGGACCCTCGCGAGCCCGTCCCCTGGCAG
This window encodes:
- a CDS encoding DUF2905 domain-containing protein, whose translation is MDNRSLGLVVVALGAAVVVAGLLIMAGGLGWFGRLPGDVRVQSGGVRVYFPIVSMLLVSVVLSLLVALVRRFL